The following are encoded together in the Phycisphaerae bacterium genome:
- a CDS encoding STAS domain-containing protein has translation MPIENWSDNVLLVELADDPQFTDDLTTVLDTVEQRTDLDVVLNFQEVTFLNSSNIARLLKLRKAVVINNKRKLHLCAISIHVWGVFLVTGLDKIFDVYDDVATGLAGLQLAQ, from the coding sequence ATGCCGATTGAAAACTGGTCCGACAACGTCTTGCTGGTTGAATTGGCTGACGATCCGCAGTTCACGGACGACTTGACCACCGTTCTCGATACGGTCGAGCAACGCACCGATCTCGACGTCGTGCTGAACTTCCAGGAAGTCACCTTCCTCAACTCCTCGAACATCGCCAGGCTGCTCAAACTGCGCAAAGCGGTGGTCATCAACAACAAGCGAAAGCTGCACCTGTGCGCGATCAGTATCCATGTCTGGGGCGTCTTTCTCGTCACCGGCCTCGATAAGATCTTCGATGTCTATGACGATGTCGCAACGGGTCTCGCCGGCCTGCAGTTGGCTCAGTAG
- a CDS encoding rhamnulokinase family protein codes for MSNPANFAAIDLGAESGRVILGTVSDSKLELSDLHRFPNGPVQTLDELHWDVLRLWSEMKQGVGMAFQQASGLRGIGIDTWGVDFGLFARGNALLGNPFHYRDARTNGILDKAFSIVPRKEIFDHTGIQFMQFNSIFQLLAMKLANSPLLDAAETFLMMPDLFNFWFTGRKCCEFTNATTTQAYDPRAGAWAKALIEKLGIPTRIFPEIVPAGTVLGPVCKVVRDEIGIDQVPVIAPATHDTGSAVAAVPAVGDAPWVFLSSGTWSLMGMEVTTPIINDKSLAYNFTNEGGVGGTFRFLKNIMGLWLVQESRRTWQKAGHDYSYAQLTDMAGAARPFLAVVNPDDVSFLPPGDMPARIAQFCRKTGQAAPSTPGETVRVCLESLALTYRQTLERIEACTGRRAEVIHVVGGGTQNKQLCQWTADATGRTVVAGPIEATAAGNVAIQAVATGVLPDLAAARKLIRQSFNLITYQPKDTTLWDEVYQSFLKVRG; via the coding sequence ATGAGCAATCCAGCGAATTTTGCGGCGATCGATCTGGGTGCCGAGAGCGGACGCGTGATTCTCGGCACGGTATCCGACAGCAAGCTTGAACTGTCCGATTTGCACCGCTTCCCGAACGGCCCCGTGCAAACCCTTGATGAGTTGCACTGGGACGTCTTGCGGTTGTGGTCGGAGATGAAGCAGGGCGTGGGCATGGCCTTTCAGCAGGCCTCCGGCTTGCGCGGCATCGGCATCGACACATGGGGTGTCGACTTCGGCCTCTTCGCCCGCGGCAACGCGCTGCTGGGAAACCCGTTCCACTACCGCGATGCCCGCACCAATGGCATTCTGGACAAGGCCTTCAGCATCGTGCCTCGCAAGGAAATCTTCGACCATACCGGTATCCAGTTCATGCAGTTCAATTCGATCTTCCAGCTCCTGGCGATGAAGCTGGCAAACTCGCCGCTGCTCGACGCGGCCGAGACCTTCCTCATGATGCCCGATTTGTTCAACTTCTGGTTCACCGGTCGCAAATGTTGCGAGTTTACCAATGCCACCACCACCCAGGCCTATGACCCGCGCGCCGGCGCCTGGGCCAAAGCGCTTATCGAGAAGCTGGGGATCCCGACGAGGATCTTCCCCGAGATCGTGCCCGCCGGTACCGTCTTGGGCCCCGTCTGCAAGGTTGTCCGCGACGAGATCGGCATCGACCAGGTACCGGTGATCGCCCCCGCCACCCATGACACCGGTTCGGCGGTCGCCGCCGTTCCTGCTGTCGGCGATGCCCCCTGGGTATTCCTGAGTTCGGGCACGTGGTCCCTGATGGGCATGGAGGTCACGACGCCGATCATCAATGACAAGTCTCTTGCCTACAACTTCACCAACGAAGGCGGCGTAGGCGGAACCTTCCGGTTCCTCAAGAACATCATGGGACTGTGGCTGGTGCAGGAGTCGAGACGTACATGGCAGAAAGCCGGGCACGACTACAGCTATGCTCAGTTGACCGACATGGCCGGTGCCGCCCGACCCTTCCTCGCCGTGGTTAATCCGGACGACGTCTCCTTCCTTCCCCCCGGAGACATGCCCGCTCGCATTGCCCAGTTCTGCCGCAAGACCGGTCAGGCCGCTCCTTCCACCCCCGGCGAGACAGTCCGCGTTTGCCTGGAAAGCCTGGCTCTAACCTATAGACAAACTCTGGAGCGAATCGAGGCCTGTACGGGCAGACGGGCCGAGGTCATTCACGTGGTCGGGGGAGGCACCCAGAACAAGCAGCTCTGCCAGTGGACCGCCGATGCGACAGGTCGCACCGTTGTGGCCGGCCCGATCGAAGCCACGGCCGCCGGGAATGTTGCCATCCAAGCCGTCGCCACCGGGGTGTTGCCCGATTTAGCGGCCGCCCGAAAGCTCATCCGCCAGTCCTTCAACTTGATAACGTATCAGCCCAAAGATACCACCCTTTGGGATGAGGTTTACCAAAGTTTCTTAAAAGTTAGGGGGTAA
- a CDS encoding rod shape-determining protein: protein MLNSLLGLFSMDMGIDLGTCNTLVCVRGQGVVLNEPSVVAVKKGTNRVLKDGTAVGNVAKEMIGKTPGTITAIRPLMDGVIADFDITEAMLSYFIRKVHGRRSFVMPRVVIAVPSGITAVEKRAVYNSAERAGARRVYLVPEPKAAAIGAGLPVAEPRASMIIDIGGGTTEVAILTLADISVCESIRVAGDDMDAAIVNYMKRTYNLMIGPQTAERIKIEIGSVAETDQELTMEVRGRDMISGLPRKTFVSSEEVREALKEPVGLIVESVVRSLEKAEPELAADLVEDGIWLAGGGALLRGLDQVINQATGLKVQICEDPLTCVARGTSIFLENLNEWKDTMESDEDDL, encoded by the coding sequence GTGCTAAACTCACTTCTCGGCTTGTTCAGTATGGATATGGGTATCGATCTGGGTACCTGCAACACGCTGGTGTGCGTCCGCGGCCAGGGCGTGGTCTTGAATGAGCCATCGGTAGTGGCGGTCAAGAAAGGCACCAACAGGGTGCTCAAGGACGGAACGGCCGTCGGGAACGTGGCGAAGGAAATGATCGGCAAGACGCCGGGGACCATCACGGCGATCCGGCCGTTGATGGACGGCGTCATCGCGGATTTCGACATCACGGAGGCGATGCTCAGCTATTTCATTCGGAAGGTTCATGGTCGCAGATCCTTTGTCATGCCTCGGGTGGTGATCGCCGTACCTTCGGGCATCACGGCGGTGGAGAAACGAGCGGTCTACAACTCAGCGGAGCGGGCGGGTGCCCGGCGCGTGTACCTGGTTCCGGAGCCCAAGGCCGCCGCGATCGGTGCCGGGCTTCCGGTTGCCGAGCCGCGAGCATCGATGATCATCGACATCGGCGGCGGCACGACGGAAGTGGCGATTCTGACGCTGGCGGACATCAGCGTGTGCGAGTCGATCCGTGTGGCCGGCGACGACATGGATGCGGCGATTGTGAACTACATGAAGCGCACTTACAACCTGATGATCGGGCCGCAAACCGCCGAGCGAATCAAGATCGAGATCGGCTCGGTGGCCGAGACCGACCAGGAACTGACGATGGAAGTTCGCGGGCGTGACATGATCAGCGGTTTGCCTCGCAAGACCTTTGTCAGCAGCGAGGAAGTCCGAGAGGCCTTGAAGGAGCCGGTGGGGTTGATCGTCGAATCGGTCGTGCGGTCATTGGAGAAAGCCGAACCCGAACTGGCGGCGGACCTTGTGGAAGACGGGATCTGGCTGGCGGGAGGCGGGGCCCTGCTGCGAGGGTTGGATCAAGTAATCAACCAAGCCACCGGCTTGAAGGTGCAGATATGCGAGGACCCGCTGACGTGCGTGGCTCGCGGGACGAGCATCTTCCTTGAGAATCTGAACGAATGGAAGGATACGATGGAGTCCGATGAGGACGATCTCTGA
- the purH gene encoding bifunctional phosphoribosylaminoimidazolecarboxamide formyltransferase/IMP cyclohydrolase, whose amino-acid sequence MSNLKIKRAIIAVYDKTGIADFARALVDEFGIEIISTGGTAKHLKEAGIPVTMVEEVTGFPEMLDGRVKTLHPMIHAAILADRDNPEHMKTLEKHGIKPIDMVVVNLYPFEKTVADPNCTFEQAIEMIDIGGPCMLRAAAKNHKHVLVCCSPEMYDAYLLLLRKWSDPALRGAALVEEACRVFRTTCLYDEAVSTWLSARINREFSQRTLRLRAWGKLRYGENPHQQAEVLGNVVDSEEPALILASMPNESAEMSFNNYGDGDAALSLVKELSRAKLKKHSVAFIKHMNACGCAIGDDPVDTYRRAYLGDPIAAAGGVLCMNFPVTLDVANTVMNSFGSWGKAAGAAFFKLDVWIAPHFDEDAVKLITTPTEKRKWGKECRLLAVGAMDTPPDPNELDYKKITGGMLVQTRDLLGLNEDQWKVVTRRKPTQSEMADLRFAWLVCKHTKSNAITICKDDMLLGNGAGQMSRVKSCDLAIQLARENGHGDKLKGAVAAGDAFFPVPDGPQKLIDAGITAIIHPGGGNRDADTIALADRANVAMILTGTRHFKH is encoded by the coding sequence ATGAGTAACCTGAAGATCAAACGCGCCATTATCGCGGTTTATGACAAAACCGGGATCGCGGACTTTGCCCGGGCCCTGGTCGACGAGTTCGGCATCGAGATCATCAGCACCGGCGGCACCGCCAAACACCTCAAGGAGGCGGGCATCCCAGTGACCATGGTCGAAGAGGTCACCGGCTTCCCCGAAATGCTCGACGGCCGGGTCAAGACCCTCCACCCCATGATCCACGCCGCCATCTTGGCTGACCGCGACAACCCCGAGCATATGAAGACCCTCGAAAAGCACGGGATCAAGCCGATCGATATGGTGGTGGTCAATCTCTACCCCTTCGAAAAGACTGTTGCCGACCCCAACTGCACCTTCGAGCAGGCCATCGAAATGATCGACATCGGCGGCCCGTGCATGCTGCGAGCGGCAGCGAAGAATCACAAGCACGTACTGGTCTGCTGCTCCCCGGAAATGTACGACGCTTACCTGCTTCTCTTGAGGAAGTGGAGCGACCCGGCGCTACGCGGCGCGGCACTTGTGGAAGAGGCCTGCAGGGTCTTTCGAACCACTTGTCTTTACGATGAGGCGGTTTCAACCTGGTTGAGCGCCAGGATCAATCGCGAGTTTTCTCAGAGGACCCTACGTCTTCGCGCATGGGGAAAACTGCGGTATGGCGAGAATCCCCATCAACAGGCGGAAGTCCTCGGGAACGTGGTGGACAGCGAAGAGCCAGCCCTGATTCTGGCAAGCATGCCCAACGAATCGGCGGAGATGTCATTCAATAACTACGGCGATGGGGACGCAGCCTTATCGCTGGTGAAGGAGTTATCGCGAGCGAAGCTGAAGAAGCATTCGGTGGCTTTCATCAAGCATATGAACGCTTGCGGGTGTGCGATCGGCGACGATCCGGTTGACACGTATCGGCGGGCGTACCTGGGTGATCCGATCGCGGCTGCCGGCGGCGTGCTGTGCATGAACTTCCCGGTCACCTTGGACGTTGCCAATACGGTGATGAACTCATTCGGCAGTTGGGGCAAAGCAGCCGGGGCGGCGTTCTTCAAGCTGGATGTGTGGATCGCCCCGCACTTTGATGAGGACGCGGTCAAACTCATCACTACGCCGACGGAAAAGCGAAAATGGGGCAAAGAGTGCCGTCTTCTGGCTGTCGGGGCAATGGATACGCCGCCGGATCCGAACGAACTCGACTACAAGAAAATCACCGGCGGCATGCTCGTGCAGACCCGCGATCTCCTGGGCCTCAATGAGGACCAGTGGAAGGTCGTGACCAGGCGCAAGCCGACGCAATCCGAAATGGCGGACTTGCGATTCGCCTGGCTGGTCTGCAAGCACACCAAGAGCAACGCGATCACGATCTGCAAGGATGACATGCTCCTGGGCAACGGCGCCGGTCAGATGAGCCGGGTGAAAAGCTGCGACTTGGCGATTCAACTGGCCCGCGAGAACGGCCACGGCGACAAGCTCAAGGGGGCGGTGGCGGCCGGCGATGCGTTCTTCCCGGTGCCCGACGGCCCGCAGAAGCTCATCGACGCCGGCATCACCGCGATCATCCACCCCGGCGGCGGCAACCGCGACGCCGACACGATCGCGCTGGCGGACCGGGCGAATGTCGCGATGATTCTGACCGGCACGCGGCATTTCAAGCATTGA
- a CDS encoding NAD-binding protein translates to MGSPYRRCRAYIHYLRKPILSFLPFLGLLVTVLIIGTFCFHFLYTHKRLSYAEAFYITYCLVWVEHLIEFPEHWLLRMFYFVLPPLGFLVFLDAVVRFSYHILRRDEAGEEWIRAMCKTLNNHVVLCGLGKLGLRTLQQLIRLGETVAVLEKNPHCPNLAFARNNGIPVRLGHSREEGVFDDLNVAKAKSIILATNDDLANLEMAIDARKLNPSIRVIIRVFDQELAARLRDSFDMPLAFSTSELAAPLFATSSSDPTIVNSFYVGDRLLAVANLTVNEEAELVGRAIRDVGKHLHAFVLSHTRSGQTMLFPSADVVLEAGDAITVQAEPEDLRAIHRMNQS, encoded by the coding sequence ATGGGCAGCCCTTATCGACGTTGCCGGGCTTACATCCATTACCTCAGGAAGCCGATCCTGAGCTTCCTGCCGTTTTTGGGGCTGCTCGTGACGGTGTTGATCATCGGTACCTTCTGCTTTCACTTTCTGTACACCCACAAACGGCTGAGCTATGCGGAAGCGTTCTACATCACCTATTGTCTTGTCTGGGTGGAGCATCTGATCGAGTTTCCGGAGCACTGGCTGCTGCGCATGTTCTATTTTGTGTTGCCGCCGCTGGGCTTCCTGGTTTTTCTCGATGCCGTCGTGCGGTTCAGCTATCACATCCTGCGCCGCGATGAAGCGGGGGAGGAGTGGATTCGAGCCATGTGCAAGACGCTCAACAATCACGTCGTTCTGTGCGGGCTGGGCAAGCTTGGTCTGCGGACGCTGCAGCAGCTGATCCGGTTGGGCGAGACAGTAGCCGTTCTTGAGAAGAACCCGCATTGTCCCAACCTCGCTTTTGCGCGCAACAACGGCATTCCGGTACGGCTGGGCCACAGTCGTGAGGAAGGGGTCTTCGATGACCTCAACGTCGCCAAGGCCAAGTCGATCATCCTGGCCACCAATGACGACTTGGCCAATCTGGAGATGGCCATCGACGCCCGCAAGCTGAATCCGAGCATTCGCGTGATCATCCGCGTGTTCGACCAGGAACTGGCAGCGAGGCTCCGCGACTCGTTCGACATGCCGCTGGCCTTCAGCACCTCGGAGCTGGCAGCGCCGCTCTTTGCCACCAGTTCGAGCGATCCGACGATCGTTAATTCGTTTTACGTGGGTGACCGCCTGTTGGCGGTGGCCAACCTGACGGTGAATGAGGAAGCGGAACTGGTTGGGCGGGCGATCCGCGACGTGGGCAAGCATTTGCACGCGTTCGTGCTCTCGCACACCCGATCCGGCCAAACGATGCTGTTCCCCAGTGCTGATGTGGTGCTTGAGGCCGGCGACGCGATCACGGTTCAGGCGGAGCCGGAGGACCTCAGGGCCATCCACCGGATGAATCAGAGTTGA
- a CDS encoding rod shape-determining protein MreC, which produces MRFLEDHRVPKPVFFGLLMAVSLITTMLPTETLSRLRSLAQPLGLPQWLMQTATLETHRTAMTLISRNVPVDQYQQLEIERDALLSEIATLRYQNTQLQATVTELANVRGMGFPRQGTLIPARVLAMDAAPGRDTMLAGKGSLQKVEKGDWVVSSLTVGAGVNEGVKPQSHVLGRQCLIGWVDQTNLLTSRVILLSDKLAGKSRPRRVLIHPADSSSRPSEVQPEVFVLEPYGGGRMIIRDIPRRMVDAGQIQVGDLVTSAPDDTRLPLAVVIGPIEDLQANRDKPICFDALVRHMIDPASLSEVIIVDSSQPDSLPIPSP; this is translated from the coding sequence ATGCGATTCTTGGAAGACCACCGCGTTCCAAAGCCTGTTTTCTTCGGGCTGCTCATGGCCGTCTCGTTGATCACGACCATGCTCCCGACGGAGACGCTCTCGCGGCTTCGGAGTCTGGCTCAACCGCTGGGACTCCCCCAATGGCTGATGCAGACGGCCACACTCGAAACGCATCGGACGGCCATGACGCTGATCAGTCGGAACGTTCCTGTCGACCAATACCAGCAGTTGGAGATCGAGCGAGATGCTTTGCTGAGTGAAATCGCGACGCTCCGCTATCAGAATACTCAACTGCAGGCGACCGTGACGGAGCTGGCCAACGTGCGCGGTATGGGGTTTCCCCGTCAGGGAACGCTTATTCCTGCTCGCGTGCTTGCCATGGATGCCGCCCCGGGTCGCGACACGATGCTGGCGGGCAAAGGCAGTCTGCAGAAGGTCGAGAAGGGCGACTGGGTGGTCTCAAGCCTGACGGTCGGAGCCGGGGTCAATGAAGGCGTGAAGCCCCAATCTCACGTGCTCGGCCGCCAGTGCCTGATCGGCTGGGTAGACCAGACAAACCTGCTGACTTCGCGGGTCATTCTGCTCAGCGACAAGCTGGCCGGCAAGTCGCGACCAAGAAGGGTGCTGATCCATCCGGCAGATTCTTCCAGTCGTCCTTCGGAGGTTCAGCCGGAGGTGTTCGTTCTGGAGCCGTACGGCGGCGGGCGCATGATCATTCGCGATATTCCCCGCCGGATGGTGGATGCCGGTCAGATTCAGGTCGGCGACCTTGTCACCTCCGCACCGGACGACACCCGCCTGCCGCTCGCCGTGGTTATCGGGCCCATCGAGGATCTTCAAGCCAACCGGGACAAGCCGATCTGTTTCGACGCCCTGGTGCGACACATGATCGACCCGGCAAGTCTCAGTGAAGTCATCATCGTGGACAGTTCCCAGCCGGATTCCTTGCCCATACCCTCCCCTTAA
- a CDS encoding sugar kinase produces the protein MATENRLTVCGFGEVMVRLSPIGPQAFGDSNTIQITAGGSEANVLAKLAGYSPGFRTELVTALNDDLAGRTLVADLRRYGVGLAHVRWTKNLRNGVYYLEQGLGPIVARVDYDRKGSAIAELAPDESLFDVVQQSSAMFISGITPALSAHCAANTELALKRAKLSGVPVFFDVNYRKKLWSPADAGKQIDTYLRTGWITALITTETDAKTVFGIDFGVDDESPIDVLIERSRKVLETLKERYGNRCELYVLTIRKRVTNETGVWTSAALLPDGAYCVGDVFDYVILDRPGAGDACSSGLIAGYLGIQKDGSFNRKADLASRVKLGLDLGNRAAIVAQKTIGDMGPVWDVGMYFNRVSAGKEIAR, from the coding sequence ATGGCAACGGAAAACCGTCTGACTGTATGCGGCTTCGGGGAAGTAATGGTGCGGTTGTCTCCAATTGGCCCTCAGGCCTTTGGAGATTCCAATACCATCCAGATCACCGCTGGGGGATCGGAGGCCAATGTATTGGCCAAGTTGGCCGGTTACTCACCCGGATTCAGGACGGAGCTGGTGACCGCCCTGAACGATGACTTGGCCGGCCGCACGCTGGTAGCCGATTTGAGACGATATGGGGTGGGCTTGGCCCATGTCCGTTGGACGAAGAACCTCCGTAACGGCGTCTATTACCTTGAACAGGGACTCGGCCCGATCGTTGCCAGGGTGGATTATGACCGCAAGGGTTCAGCGATCGCTGAGCTGGCCCCGGATGAATCATTATTCGACGTCGTGCAACAGAGCTCGGCCATGTTCATCAGCGGTATCACCCCCGCGCTGAGCGCCCATTGCGCGGCCAACACCGAACTGGCCCTCAAACGAGCAAAGCTGTCCGGCGTGCCGGTCTTTTTCGACGTGAACTACCGAAAGAAGCTCTGGTCGCCCGCCGACGCCGGCAAGCAGATCGACACCTACCTGCGCACCGGCTGGATCACCGCCCTCATCACGACGGAAACGGACGCCAAAACGGTCTTCGGGATCGACTTCGGCGTCGACGACGAATCGCCGATCGATGTGCTTATCGAACGCAGCCGCAAAGTGCTCGAGACCTTGAAGGAACGCTACGGCAACAGGTGCGAGCTGTATGTCCTGACCATTCGTAAGCGGGTGACCAATGAGACGGGCGTCTGGACCTCGGCGGCGCTCTTGCCCGATGGCGCCTACTGCGTGGGCGACGTGTTCGACTATGTGATTCTGGACCGTCCGGGCGCGGGAGATGCCTGCAGCTCTGGCCTGATTGCCGGCTACCTCGGCATCCAGAAAGACGGCTCATTCAACCGCAAGGCCGACCTCGCCTCTCGCGTGAAGCTCGGCCTCGATCTTGGCAACCGGGCGGCCATCGTCGCCCAGAAGACCATCGGCGACATGGGCCCGGTCTGGGACGTGGGCATGTATTTCAACCGCGTGAGCGCCGGCAAAGAGATCGCACGGTAA